DNA sequence from the Treponema sp. OMZ 838 genome:
CATGATATCTATGATAAAAAACAACATGCCGAGGGCGGCGAAACACTCAAAGAAGAAATAAACTCGGCTATGGCCCAAGACAATTATCAAACGATGGCACAAAAAATTGCAGAGGTTTACCAACGGGTATTGGCAGAAACCCATAATCCGTAACAGCCCTTCTGTGCGAAATTTTATCTAAAATTTCGCACATTTTTCCCACAAATGGATAAACGCATCAGGTAGACTAGATAAAAACCGCGGAAAAACTGAGACTGTGAGACCATTTGAACCGCGAAGAGGTTCAACTCTGGTCGAATAGTCTCAGTTTTTCCGTGGGGGTGTTAAAAAACGACCTGATGCGTTTATTCATCCATCCCGTTCACTCTTTTTTTCTTTTAGGCTATACTATCCTTTATGATTACAGTAAGCGATGTTAGTTTAAAATTTTCGGAAAAACCTCTTTTTAAAGATGTCAATTTAAAATTTACCCCCGGGAACTGCTACGGCATTATCGGAGCAAACGGGGCAGGCAAGTCAACATTCCTCAAGCTGCTTTCCGGCGAGTTGGAGCACGACAGTGGAGAAATCAGCATTACACCGGGTGAGCGGATGGCGGTACTGCGGCAGGATCACTTTGCTTTTGATGAATATTCCGTCAAAGACACCGTATACATGGGACACCCGCAGCTCTACAAAATTATGAAAGAGCGGGAAACCATTTACGAAAAAGAAGATTTCAGCGAAGAGGACGGTATCCGCGCCTCGGAGCTCGAAGGTGAGTTTGCCGATATGGGTGGCTGGGAGGCAGAAAATCAGGTAGAACAGATGCTCTCCGGGCTCGGCTTGGAAGAGGCAAACCACGAGCGCATGATGAGCGAGCTTGACGAAAGTCAGAAAGTGCGTGTGCTGCTGGCACAGGCGCTGTTCGGCAATCCCGATATTCTCTTGTTGGACGAACCGACGAACGGTCTCGACCTTGAATCCATCAGCTGGCTTGAGGAGTTTTTAATTGAATTCCCGAATACCGTGATCGTGGTATCGCACGACCGGCACTTTCTAAACACCGTGTGTACGCATATTTGCGATATCGACTTCGGAAAAATCCGTATGTACAGCGGTAACTACGACTTCTGGTATCAGATGAGTCAGATTATGCAGCGGCAGGCACGCGATCAGCAGAAAAAACGCGAAGAAAAGATGAAAGATCTGCGCGAATTTATCCTGCGCTTTGCTTCTAACGCGGCAAAAAGCCGGCAGGCAACCAGCCGCAAAAAAGTGTACGACAAACTTGCCCTGGAAGAACTGGAGGTTACCACTCGGAAATTCCCGTATGTCCACTTTAAACCGGATAGAGAAATCGGGAATAACGTTGTCCGCGTAGAAAAGCTCAACTATATTTCTAAGGAAGAAGGTTCGGGCAACGGCATTACGCTGCTCAAAGATTTCAGCTTGACCGTGAACCGGACGGACAAAATCGCCTTTGTCGGACAGGAGCATAACTCAAAATCGGCTTTCTTCGATATTATCGCCGGTGTTAAAACCGCCGATTCTGGGGATGTGTATTGGGGACAGACCGTTACGAATGCCTACCTCAGCAAGGATAATTCCAGCTACTTTGAAACAGATTTGAACATTACCGATTGGCTGCGGCAATTTTCCACCGAACAGGACGAAGCCTACGTGCGCGGCTTTTTGGGACGGATGCTTTTTACCGGCGATGAGTCGCTCAAACCCGTTAAGGTGCTTTCCGGAGGAGAAAAGGTACGCTGTATGCTCAGTAAGCTGATGCTTTCCGGCGCCAATGTGCTGATTATGGATGAGCCGACCAATCACCTCGACTTGGAAGCGATCACCAGTTTGAACGAGGCGCTCATCGCCTTCCCCGGCGTCGTTCTGTTCAACTCGCATGACCACGAATTCATTTCGTCCATTGCAAACCGCATTGTAGAAATTACCCCCGGCGGTGTAATCGACCGGATGATGCCCTTTGACGACTATATCCGCGATGAGCACGTCCACGAACTCCGCAATGAATATTACGGCGGCACAGCAAAAAAGATATTGATTTGAGCAATTTGTCTATGGAAAAATGTGATAAATCACCATAAAATATCTGGAAAAATGTGATTTTTACCTCGAATAATGCTGGAAAAATGTGATAAAACGTGATAGTATACGGTCATGGATTACAAACTCCGCCGTAAAGATACCGGAATTGTAAATGTGTG
Encoded proteins:
- a CDS encoding ABC-F family ATP-binding cassette domain-containing protein, which encodes MITVSDVSLKFSEKPLFKDVNLKFTPGNCYGIIGANGAGKSTFLKLLSGELEHDSGEISITPGERMAVLRQDHFAFDEYSVKDTVYMGHPQLYKIMKERETIYEKEDFSEEDGIRASELEGEFADMGGWEAENQVEQMLSGLGLEEANHERMMSELDESQKVRVLLAQALFGNPDILLLDEPTNGLDLESISWLEEFLIEFPNTVIVVSHDRHFLNTVCTHICDIDFGKIRMYSGNYDFWYQMSQIMQRQARDQQKKREEKMKDLREFILRFASNAAKSRQATSRKKVYDKLALEELEVTTRKFPYVHFKPDREIGNNVVRVEKLNYISKEEGSGNGITLLKDFSLTVNRTDKIAFVGQEHNSKSAFFDIIAGVKTADSGDVYWGQTVTNAYLSKDNSSYFETDLNITDWLRQFSTEQDEAYVRGFLGRMLFTGDESLKPVKVLSGGEKVRCMLSKLMLSGANVLIMDEPTNHLDLEAITSLNEALIAFPGVVLFNSHDHEFISSIANRIVEITPGGVIDRMMPFDDYIRDEHVHELRNEYYGGTAKKILI